One genomic segment of Aliarcobacter cibarius includes these proteins:
- the hisIE gene encoding bifunctional phosphoribosyl-AMP cyclohydrolase/phosphoribosyl-ATP diphosphatase HisIE, which translates to MQQLNKIDWEKIDNLIPVVTQDSTTNEVLMLAYMNKEALELSLKTGYAHYFSRSKQRIWKKGESSNHTQKIDDILVDCDNDTILLKVTQNGVACHTGRKTCFFTKLESNEIVEDVKINTTSAYGIVDTLYHTIQERKNEDTTKSYTSKLLNGNQNSMLKKIVEEAGEFCFAIKDNNTDEAIYEAADITYHVLVALASKNISPDRVKQELARRFGISGIEEKNSRKV; encoded by the coding sequence ATGCAACAATTAAATAAAATTGATTGGGAAAAAATAGACAACTTGATTCCAGTAGTTACTCAAGATAGTACTACAAACGAAGTTTTAATGCTTGCATATATGAACAAAGAGGCTTTAGAATTATCTCTTAAAACAGGTTATGCTCATTATTTTAGTAGAAGTAAACAAAGAATTTGGAAAAAAGGTGAGAGTTCAAACCATACTCAAAAAATAGATGATATTTTAGTAGATTGTGATAATGATACGATTTTGCTAAAAGTTACACAAAATGGTGTAGCTTGTCATACAGGTAGAAAAACTTGCTTTTTTACTAAACTTGAATCAAATGAAATAGTTGAAGATGTAAAAATCAATACAACATCTGCATATGGAATCGTTGATACACTTTATCATACGATACAAGAAAGAAAAAATGAAGATACAACTAAATCTTATACTTCAAAGCTATTAAATGGTAATCAGAATTCTATGCTTAAAAAAATTGTTGAGGAAGCAGGGGAGTTTTGTTTTGCAATCAAAGATAACAATACAGATGAAGCAATATACGAAGCAGCTGATATTACGTACCATGTACTAGTGGCACTTGCAAGTAAGAATATAAGTCCAGATAGAGTAAAACAAGAACTTGCAAGAAGATTTGGGATTTCTGGGATAGAAGAAAAGAATTCAAGAAAAGTTTAG
- a CDS encoding Mrp/NBP35 family ATP-binding protein, translating to MNIENIKKSLENVKYPGFSKSIIDFGFVKDIKVEDENCTIYLDITSTSKDVEDELRREIPKVLPNLNLTLFFNKPKEEVQKSNSVSGQNIAPQIKKIVMVSSGKGGVGKSTTTVNLAIATAMQGKKVGILDADIYGPNIPRMMGVNGKEVEVVGNKAKPLNAYGVDIMSMGVLMKEGEAVIWRGAMIMKAIQQLLRDILWEELDILFIDMPPGTGDAQLTLAQSVPVSAGINVTTPQHVALDDSRRSLDMFQKLHIPTAGIIENMSGFICPNCNTESDIFDKGTCEELAKEYKTQVLGSLPIEPAIRRGGDSGKPIVYFEPESITAKRYMMAAEKLIVMLDSQESNDVSNEAIQPIMPAGVSACSPEGQKIKAEHEAKKSGGCGTGCGCK from the coding sequence ATGAATATAGAAAATATTAAAAAATCTTTAGAAAATGTTAAATATCCTGGCTTTTCAAAGTCTATAATTGATTTTGGATTTGTAAAAGATATAAAAGTAGAAGATGAAAATTGTACAATTTATTTAGATATAACTTCTACTTCAAAAGATGTTGAAGATGAATTAAGAAGAGAAATTCCAAAAGTTCTACCTAATTTAAACCTTACTTTATTTTTCAACAAACCAAAAGAAGAAGTGCAAAAAAGTAACAGCGTAAGTGGACAAAATATAGCTCCTCAAATTAAAAAAATAGTTATGGTTAGTTCAGGAAAAGGTGGGGTTGGAAAATCAACAACAACTGTTAATTTAGCTATTGCTACAGCTATGCAAGGTAAAAAAGTTGGTATATTGGATGCTGATATTTATGGACCAAATATTCCTAGAATGATGGGAGTTAATGGAAAAGAAGTTGAAGTTGTAGGAAATAAAGCAAAACCTTTAAATGCCTATGGAGTTGATATTATGTCAATGGGTGTTTTAATGAAAGAAGGAGAAGCTGTTATTTGGAGAGGTGCTATGATAATGAAGGCAATCCAACAGCTTTTAAGAGATATTTTATGGGAAGAACTAGACATATTATTTATTGATATGCCTCCAGGAACAGGTGATGCACAGCTTACTCTTGCTCAAAGTGTACCTGTAAGTGCGGGAATAAATGTAACAACTCCTCAACATGTTGCACTTGATGACAGTAGAAGATCTTTAGATATGTTTCAAAAACTACATATTCCAACAGCTGGAATTATAGAGAATATGAGTGGATTTATCTGTCCAAATTGTAATACAGAAAGTGATATTTTTGATAAAGGAACTTGTGAAGAGTTAGCAAAAGAGTATAAAACTCAAGTTTTAGGAAGTTTACCAATTGAACCAGCTATAAGAAGAGGTGGTGATAGTGGAAAACCAATCGTTTATTTTGAACCAGAATCAATCACAGCAAAAAGATATATGATGGCTGCTGAAAAATTAATAGTTATGTTAGACTCTCAAGAAAGTAATGATGTTTCAAATGAGGCAATCCAACCAATTATGCCAGCAGGAGTAAGTGCATGTTCTCCTGAAGGACAAAAAATAAAAGCTGAACATGAGGCTAAAAAAAGTGGTGGATGTGGAACAGGATGTGGTTGTAAATAA
- a CDS encoding HDOD domain-containing protein: protein MKQQLIKELNNLPELPTYIIELNEFKNEDSMDTQRLMKILQKDPLIVANILKISNSSMFGFRSKVDTLSRAINLLGTKFIISIAIGSSIAHNLKANLVAYAATIEDFLFISSLASNIINTWVEEIDTNLKEELLLPAFLQEVGKFIISTVIQEERKTEEFLKEIEESKDISLVEESFTGYSCARITANIFKKWNLNHNIIFPIAFTLDINNCPPSFKQKAQILQIIKILCDIRYPLSDENVEKALNKVVLYNFDVDKFLNSIESIKSTIFKNS, encoded by the coding sequence ATGAAACAACAATTAATAAAAGAATTAAATAATCTTCCAGAACTTCCTACATATATTATTGAACTAAACGAATTTAAAAATGAAGATAGCATGGACACACAAAGACTAATGAAGATTCTTCAAAAAGACCCTTTGATAGTTGCTAATATTCTTAAAATCTCAAATTCTAGTATGTTTGGATTTAGATCAAAGGTAGATACTTTAAGTAGGGCTATTAATTTATTAGGTACAAAGTTTATTATCTCTATTGCAATCGGTTCAAGTATTGCACATAATTTAAAAGCAAATTTAGTTGCATATGCAGCAACAATTGAAGATTTTTTGTTTATTAGTTCTCTTGCTAGTAATATTATTAATACTTGGGTAGAAGAAATTGATACTAATTTAAAAGAAGAGTTATTACTTCCTGCATTTTTACAAGAAGTAGGGAAATTTATAATCTCAACAGTAATTCAAGAAGAAAGAAAGACTGAAGAGTTTTTAAAAGAAATTGAAGAGTCAAAAGATATTTCATTGGTTGAAGAATCCTTCACTGGTTATTCTTGTGCAAGAATTACAGCAAATATTTTCAAAAAATGGAATTTAAATCATAATATAATCTTTCCAATAGCATTTACATTAGATATAAATAATTGTCCACCTTCTTTTAAGCAAAAAGCTCAAATCCTTCAAATTATAAAAATATTATGTGATATTAGATATCCACTTAGTGATGAAAATGTTGAAAAAGCATTAAATAAAGTTGTACTTTATAACTTTGATGTTGATAAATTCTTAAATTCTATAGAATCTATAAAATCTACTATTTTCAAGAATTCTTAA
- a CDS encoding bifunctional 2-C-methyl-D-erythritol 4-phosphate cytidylyltransferase/2-C-methyl-D-erythritol 2,4-cyclodiphosphate synthase yields the protein MLDVTLVVLCAGNSTRFDKSCKKQWLRVDNEPLWLNVTNRLNSFSNFYQTIVVSHKDELNYMQNFNDDYIYVEGGISRQESIKNALKVVKSKYVMISDVARACIPELVVKELLQNKSKADCIVPILDVSDTVIYENNTINRDEVKLIQTPQLSVTQILNNALNTSIEFTDESSAIKNSGHQVFYIKGDISSKKLTFGDDIKQIPCLKEPSNLFFTGTGFDIHAFEDNKEMFLGGIKLPYEYGFKAHSDGDVLIHSLIDALLGAAGAGDIGEFFPDTDDIYKGIDSKILLEKIVNFIYSVGYEIVNIDLTIIAQKPKINPFKNDIKSSISKLLNLSKQFINIKATTAEKLGFIGREEGVAVQSIANLKYYNWMEK from the coding sequence TTGCTAGATGTTACTTTAGTAGTACTATGTGCAGGAAATTCAACTAGATTTGATAAATCTTGTAAAAAACAATGGTTAAGAGTTGATAATGAGCCATTGTGGCTAAATGTTACAAATAGATTAAACTCTTTTTCTAACTTTTATCAAACTATTGTTGTTTCTCATAAAGATGAATTAAACTATATGCAAAATTTCAACGATGATTATATCTATGTTGAAGGTGGAATCTCTAGACAAGAATCAATAAAAAATGCTTTAAAAGTTGTAAAATCAAAATATGTAATGATAAGCGATGTAGCAAGAGCTTGTATACCAGAACTTGTTGTAAAAGAACTTTTACAAAACAAATCAAAAGCTGATTGCATTGTACCTATTTTAGATGTTAGTGATACGGTTATTTATGAGAATAACACTATAAATAGAGATGAAGTAAAACTAATACAAACTCCTCAATTATCAGTTACACAAATTTTAAATAATGCGTTAAATACTAGTATTGAATTTACAGATGAAAGTAGTGCAATTAAAAACAGTGGTCACCAAGTTTTTTATATAAAAGGTGATATTTCTAGTAAAAAATTAACTTTTGGTGATGATATAAAACAAATTCCTTGTCTAAAAGAGCCTTCTAATCTCTTTTTTACAGGAACTGGTTTTGATATTCATGCATTTGAAGATAACAAAGAAATGTTTCTAGGAGGAATTAAACTTCCTTACGAATACGGATTTAAGGCACATAGTGATGGAGATGTTCTAATTCACTCTCTAATAGATGCTCTTTTAGGAGCTGCTGGAGCTGGTGATATTGGAGAGTTTTTTCCTGATACAGATGATATTTATAAAGGTATTGATTCAAAAATACTTTTAGAAAAAATTGTTAATTTTATATATAGTGTGGGTTATGAGATAGTAAATATTGATTTAACAATAATTGCTCAAAAACCAAAAATCAACCCATTTAAAAACGATATTAAAAGTTCTATTTCAAAACTTTTAAATCTTTCAAAACAATTTATAAATATAAAAGCTACAACAGCTGAAAAACTTGGTTTTATTGGAAGAGAAGAGGGCGTTGCAGTACAAAGTATTGCTAATTTAAAATATTATAATTGGATGGAAAAATGA
- a CDS encoding DNA-binding transcriptional response regulator — translation MNILIIENEIYLAQKIVSRLLDDGHSCDYVESINIDNLTKDYDTVLISTSLPSAIYKAIIKKYATSSIILLLVSYISDETVTEPIKLGAKDYIMKPFLMDELVRKIYHYKDCRSMRRELSVLKEYFNFTMSDIDSSSITLPLSFPILIETNCQSYSDKLVFQLSNKLDLPISFISLASSNWQKSLANLDDKIIIYLTDFHVLKRNIKDQLIKQIADKHCVISTLETEDDFPYRKIVFNNDKKMLDNTQIMSINDYVKLMVTTYQNKYPDTELSKKLGISRKSLWEKRKKLEIEKKK, via the coding sequence ATGAATATATTAATTATTGAAAATGAAATTTATTTAGCACAAAAAATTGTCTCAAGATTACTTGATGACGGACATAGTTGTGACTATGTAGAAAGCATAAATATTGATAATTTAACAAAAGATTATGATACAGTTTTAATCTCAACTTCACTACCATCTGCTATTTATAAAGCAATTATAAAAAAGTATGCTACTAGTTCAATTATATTACTTTTAGTTTCGTATATATCTGATGAAACTGTAACAGAGCCTATTAAATTAGGAGCTAAAGATTATATTATGAAACCATTTTTAATGGATGAATTAGTAAGAAAAATTTATCATTATAAAGATTGTAGAAGTATGAGAAGAGAACTTTCTGTTTTAAAAGAGTATTTTAATTTTACAATGAGTGATATTGATTCAAGTTCAATAACATTACCTTTATCTTTCCCTATTTTAATTGAGACAAATTGTCAAAGTTATTCTGACAAATTAGTTTTTCAACTATCAAATAAATTAGATTTACCTATTAGCTTTATCTCGCTAGCTTCTAGTAATTGGCAAAAAAGTTTAGCTAACTTAGATGATAAAATAATAATCTATCTTACAGATTTCCATGTATTAAAAAGAAACATAAAAGATCAGCTTATTAAACAAATTGCTGATAAACATTGTGTTATTTCTACTCTTGAAACAGAAGACGATTTTCCATATAGAAAGATTGTGTTTAATAATGATAAAAAAATGCTAGATAATACACAAATCATGTCAATAAATGATTATGTAAAACTTATGGTAACTACTTATCAAAATAAATATCCTGATACTGAATTATCAAAAAAACTTGGAATTTCAAGAAAATCTCTTTGGGAAAAGAGAAAAAAACTTGAAATAGAAAAGAAGAAATAA
- a CDS encoding phosphatidylglycerophosphatase A family protein — protein MKLRKFFLTVGFSGLSPKAPGTVGSFVSLILGLFLLEIMHPSTLFLLSLLITVIAAKQIDIYEKEIGIHDSSEIVIDELAGMWLTLSICGLTSENILFTAPLAFIFFRLFDIYKPSIIGRIDRNVKGGLGVMGDDVIAGIFAGICTALSWQLIDKFII, from the coding sequence ATGAAACTTAGAAAATTTTTCTTAACTGTTGGATTTAGTGGACTTAGTCCAAAAGCACCAGGAACTGTTGGTAGTTTCGTATCACTTATTTTAGGATTATTTTTATTAGAGATTATGCATCCATCAACTCTATTTTTATTATCACTTTTAATAACAGTGATTGCTGCTAAACAAATAGATATTTATGAAAAAGAAATTGGTATCCATGATAGTAGTGAAATAGTAATAGATGAACTAGCCGGTATGTGGTTAACTCTTTCTATTTGTGGATTAACTAGTGAAAATATTCTTTTTACTGCCCCTCTTGCTTTTATATTTTTTAGATTATTTGATATATATAAACCATCAATTATTGGTAGAATTGATAGAAATGTTAAAGGTGGTCTAGGAGTTATGGGAGATGATGTTATTGCTGGAATTTTTGCTGGAATCTGTACAGCTTTATCGTGGCAATTAATAGATAAATTTATAATCTAA
- a CDS encoding YceI family protein codes for MNLISKVSATLFLTVGLLTATEYKVDNAHTNVGFTVKHMMITNVHGKFNAYNSVIDFDEVTKTFKKFSATVDTTSIDTGIEKRDAHLKSDDFFAVEKFPKMIFEMTSYKADGDEGKMTGNLTIRGITKPVVLDVEDIAVIGNKVGFSLEGKINRTDFDLKWNKAIELGGVAVSEEVKIKVDVEAAK; via the coding sequence ATGAATTTAATATCGAAAGTTTCTGCAACATTATTTTTAACTGTAGGTTTATTAACTGCAACTGAATATAAGGTTGATAATGCACATACAAATGTTGGATTTACTGTTAAGCATATGATGATTACAAATGTTCATGGTAAGTTCAATGCATATAATTCTGTTATTGATTTTGATGAAGTAACAAAAACATTTAAAAAATTTAGTGCAACTGTTGATACAACATCGATTGATACTGGAATTGAAAAAAGAGATGCTCATTTAAAAAGTGATGATTTCTTTGCTGTTGAGAAATTTCCTAAAATGATATTTGAGATGACATCTTATAAAGCAGATGGTGATGAGGGAAAAATGACAGGAAATTTAACTATTAGAGGAATTACTAAACCAGTAGTCTTAGATGTTGAAGATATTGCTGTAATTGGGAATAAAGTTGGTTTTTCACTTGAAGGAAAAATCAATAGAACAGATTTTGATTTAAAATGGAACAAAGCTATTGAATTAGGTGGAGTAGCAGTTTCTGAAGAAGTAAAAATCAAAGTTGACGTAGAAGCAGCTAAATAA
- a CDS encoding efflux RND transporter permease subunit — protein sequence MVEKIIDLSVKNRFIVIFITILLTFGSIYAIKNTSLDAIPDLSANQVIIEVEWQNQSAKTIEEQIAYPLISNLMSLPKIETIRAMSSFSTSMIYVIFKDGVDLYDARSRILEQLSTLQGTFPSLAKVKLGPDASGVGWAYEYALKSKNRSLDELRTLQDYFYKFALLGVDGVSEVASVGGYVRNYEITINQDRLVQYDLSIEEVKEVITRNNNDSGARVILENGYEQIISARAYLKSKKDIENITIKTQNNVPLKIKDIAEINLTSNDRRGVAELNGEGEVVGGIVVTRYGVDVHSVIKNVKAKLNSLNVDDVEVVEVYDRTSLIDAAIDTLKRTLIEESIIVLLIIALFLFHFRSALIIIITLPLTVLISFLFMKLFNIGSNIMSLGGIAIAIGAMVDATIVMVENAHKHLQGRENITKEERINIILSSAKQVGRPIFFALLLVVVSFLPIFALSGQEGKLFSPLAFTKTFAMLSGAILSITLVPILMIYFIKGKIIKEDKNILNRFFIKIYSPLLKLSLKFKYIVVTIFFIILIFSIYVYSKHKWEFMPTLNEATFMYMPVTPYGIGADLAKELAQKTNMVIKSFPEVKNAFAKAGRAATATDPAPLAMLETIITFKPQDEWREGMTYKKLIEEMDKKLQIPGLINTWTYPIKGRIDMLLTGIRTPLGIKLYGKDLQILQEESSKIENILKKYEGTMSVSADKINQGYYLNIKINEENLSRYNISKNTILETLSLGVGAEQLTLFLDNLERYPISLRYQSNQREDIKVLENLQIKTDLGFKPLKTFATLIYEESPSIIQSEKALKVAYVYISPKADYSIKQYKDDTNELLKDIKLSDGYYFEWSGQSEFLEQAMNKLTFIIPIVLMFIFILIYMALKDLKYTLIIFLTLPFALSGGIFYIDALGFNISIAVVVGFMALLGVAAETSIVMMLYLDEAYKHIKEKTDLALRESIYHGAVLRLRPKLMTLFAILGGLIPIMYINSIGSEVMQRIAAPMIGGMVSSAFLTLFIIPTIFYLAVKKGLND from the coding sequence ATGGTTGAAAAAATAATAGACCTGAGTGTAAAAAATCGTTTTATTGTAATTTTTATAACTATATTGCTAACTTTTGGTTCAATATATGCTATAAAAAATACAAGTTTAGATGCAATTCCAGATTTATCTGCAAATCAAGTAATAATTGAAGTTGAATGGCAAAATCAAAGTGCAAAGACAATAGAGGAGCAAATAGCATATCCATTAATTTCAAATCTTATGAGTCTTCCAAAAATAGAAACTATAAGAGCTATGAGTAGCTTTTCAACTTCTATGATATATGTAATTTTTAAAGATGGAGTTGATTTATACGATGCTAGAAGTAGAATTTTAGAACAATTATCAACATTACAAGGAACATTCCCTTCTTTAGCAAAAGTAAAATTAGGTCCAGATGCTTCAGGTGTTGGTTGGGCTTATGAATATGCACTAAAATCAAAAAATAGAAGTTTAGATGAACTTAGAACTTTACAAGACTACTTTTATAAATTTGCACTTTTAGGAGTTGATGGAGTTAGTGAAGTTGCATCAGTTGGAGGATATGTTCGAAATTATGAGATTACAATAAATCAAGATAGATTAGTGCAATATGATTTAAGTATAGAAGAAGTAAAAGAAGTAATTACTAGAAACAACAATGATAGTGGAGCTAGAGTAATACTTGAAAATGGATACGAACAAATTATTAGCGCAAGAGCCTATTTAAAATCAAAAAAAGATATTGAAAATATAACAATAAAAACTCAAAATAATGTACCTTTAAAAATAAAAGATATAGCAGAAATAAATTTAACTTCAAATGATAGAAGAGGAGTTGCTGAGTTAAATGGTGAAGGTGAAGTTGTTGGTGGTATAGTGGTTACTAGATATGGAGTAGATGTTCATAGTGTAATCAAAAATGTAAAAGCAAAATTAAATTCACTTAATGTTGATGATGTTGAAGTTGTTGAGGTTTATGATAGAACTTCTTTAATAGATGCTGCTATAGATACTTTAAAAAGAACATTGATTGAAGAATCTATTATTGTATTACTAATTATTGCCCTATTCTTATTTCATTTTAGAAGTGCATTAATTATAATAATTACACTTCCTTTAACAGTATTGATAAGTTTTTTATTTATGAAACTATTTAATATTGGTTCAAATATTATGAGTTTGGGAGGAATTGCAATTGCAATTGGAGCAATGGTTGATGCAACAATTGTAATGGTTGAAAATGCGCATAAACATCTTCAAGGAAGAGAAAATATTACAAAAGAAGAAAGAATAAATATAATTTTATCTTCGGCAAAACAAGTTGGGCGACCTATTTTCTTTGCCCTACTTTTAGTTGTAGTTTCCTTTTTACCAATATTCGCACTTAGTGGACAAGAAGGAAAACTATTTTCACCTCTTGCTTTTACAAAAACATTTGCAATGCTAAGTGGAGCAATACTTTCAATCACCCTAGTTCCAATTTTAATGATATATTTTATAAAAGGTAAAATAATAAAAGAGGATAAAAATATTTTAAATAGATTTTTCATAAAAATCTATTCACCTCTTTTAAAATTGAGTTTAAAATTCAAATACATAGTGGTTACTATATTTTTTATAATTTTAATTTTTTCTATTTATGTATATTCAAAACATAAATGGGAATTTATGCCAACACTAAATGAAGCAACTTTTATGTATATGCCAGTAACTCCATATGGAATAGGAGCTGATTTAGCAAAAGAGTTGGCACAAAAGACAAATATGGTTATAAAATCTTTTCCTGAGGTAAAAAATGCTTTTGCAAAAGCAGGACGAGCTGCTACTGCAACTGATCCTGCACCACTTGCAATGCTTGAAACTATTATTACTTTTAAACCACAAGATGAGTGGAGAGAAGGTATGACATATAAAAAATTAATTGAAGAAATGGATAAAAAACTTCAAATTCCAGGACTTATAAATACCTGGACATATCCAATTAAAGGTAGAATTGATATGCTTTTAACTGGTATTCGAACACCTTTGGGAATAAAATTGTATGGTAAAGATTTACAAATTTTACAAGAAGAAAGCTCAAAAATAGAAAATATTTTGAAAAAATATGAAGGCACTATGAGTGTTAGTGCAGATAAAATAAATCAAGGATATTATTTAAATATAAAAATAAATGAAGAAAATTTAAGTAGATATAACATAAGTAAAAATACTATTCTAGAGACTTTGAGTTTAGGAGTTGGTGCTGAACAATTAACTCTATTTTTAGATAATTTAGAAAGATATCCTATAAGTTTAAGGTATCAATCAAATCAGAGAGAAGATATAAAAGTATTAGAAAATCTTCAAATTAAAACAGATTTAGGGTTTAAACCACTTAAGACTTTTGCAACTTTAATATATGAAGAGAGTCCATCTATAATTCAATCAGAAAAAGCTCTTAAAGTTGCATATGTTTATATTAGTCCAAAAGCAGATTATTCTATAAAACAGTACAAAGATGATACAAATGAACTTTTAAAAGATATAAAACTATCTGATGGTTACTATTTTGAATGGTCTGGTCAAAGTGAATTTCTAGAACAAGCAATGAATAAATTGACATTTATTATCCCAATAGTTTTAATGTTTATATTTATTTTAATTTATATGGCATTAAAAGATTTAAAATATACATTAATAATATTTTTAACTCTACCTTTTGCTCTTAGTGGAGGAATATTTTATATTGATGCATTAGGATTTAATATTTCAATTGCAGTAGTTGTTGGATTTATGGCACTTTTAGGAGTTGCTGCTGAAACTTCTATCGTTATGATGCTTTATTTAGATGAAGCATATAAGCATATTAAAGAAAAAACAGATTTGGCATTAAGAGAATCAATTTATCATGGTGCCGTTTTAAGACTTCGTCCAAAATTGATGACACTTTTTGCAATATTAGGTGGACTTATTCCTATTATGTATATTAATTCTATTGGAAGTGAAGTTATGCAAAGAATTGCTGCTCCAATGATAGGTGGAATGGTTAGTTCTGCATTTTTAACACTTTTTATAATTCCAACAATTTTTTATCTGGCAGTAAAAAAAGGATTAAATGATTAA
- a CDS encoding efflux RND transporter periplasmic adaptor subunit, producing MKKIFLTLIFIAITLNSNLIDAKQLFNIEKVKVKKESFKESKEFYGITKLNESKTIDIVSRFDGYITNLNANKNYMNIKKGESLYTIYSSDIASIKAEIEIAKDLNKNLYDKASSKLENFDIKNSKFINNEIVINSPISGIITQKNINNKSYVEKGKTLFQISSLEDIWFVASIYQEDLNFIKPNMNSIIKLDGVENPISAKVDFIYPVFNEEKKTVDIRFVIENSQNKILPSMFGKVKIEKESKEILVLPKTAVIKKSENYYVFIPKENGQFTPKKIEAKRLNGDRYEILSGLNIDDEVINNALFLYDADAMTNRLYDEASDEEW from the coding sequence ATGAAAAAGATATTTTTGACTCTAATATTTATAGCTATAACTCTTAATTCAAATCTAATAGATGCTAAACAACTTTTTAATATTGAAAAAGTAAAAGTAAAGAAAGAGAGTTTTAAAGAATCAAAAGAGTTTTATGGGATTACAAAATTAAATGAGAGTAAAACTATAGATATTGTTAGCAGATTTGATGGATATATTACAAATTTAAATGCAAATAAAAATTATATGAATATTAAAAAAGGTGAAAGTTTATATACTATTTACTCAAGTGATATTGCATCAATAAAAGCTGAAATTGAAATAGCAAAGGATTTAAATAAAAATTTATATGATAAAGCAAGTAGTAAATTAGAAAATTTTGATATAAAAAATTCAAAGTTTATAAACAATGAAATAGTTATAAATTCCCCTATTTCTGGAATAATCACACAAAAAAATATAAATAATAAAAGTTATGTTGAAAAAGGAAAAACTCTATTTCAGATTTCATCATTGGAAGATATCTGGTTTGTAGCTTCTATATACCAAGAAGATTTGAATTTTATAAAACCAAATATGAATTCAATAATTAAACTTGATGGAGTAGAAAATCCAATTTCAGCAAAAGTTGATTTTATATATCCAGTTTTTAATGAAGAGAAAAAAACAGTAGATATAAGATTTGTTATAGAAAATTCACAAAATAAAATTTTGCCTTCAATGTTTGGGAAAGTAAAAATAGAAAAAGAGAGTAAGGAAATTTTAGTTTTACCAAAAACTGCAGTTATAAAAAAATCAGAAAATTATTATGTATTTATTCCAAAAGAAAATGGGCAATTTACTCCTAAAAAAATTGAAGCAAAAAGATTAAATGGTGATAGATATGAGATTTTAAGTGGATTAAATATTGATGATGAGGTTATAAATAATGCCCTATTCTTATATGATGCAGATGCTATGACAAATAGACTTTATGATGAAGCCTCTGATGAGGAGTGGTAA